The Akkermansia muciniphila genome contains a region encoding:
- a CDS encoding DUF6765 family protein — translation MNFNPSCQKSKNCANSELPAFVKGDVPECPALHYFAVKALSCFAGFSHEEAQIIAEYAQFLGDNATSAGLPVEEITEELNEKKLYFNSETGILVPIIPTSMKTWYNETEIETKIPWFGASAGDKRTYDTITDILRPFHFYPPSSPSNPGDPPVVRFNPSNLHNRLTEIEKEAQKAEGHPGTDLLMKIGVYIHILADTMLHERFCAERTWQNLKRLVTALDENGNRIIYTPYKDYGFSTLEKYPCGIQQIGKVVHDSYVDYEYIFPRGVHELADKLDYSGHLTPVNSHRYTDACEIILRFLTNCIPDSSFDETNWKQTLKPKLRSVFATGNGTFNELKKAWKKEFNYAYEYDAGAVYKRLMEGDSSKTTDPERLKEFYDYTLLLYNIKQEI, via the coding sequence ATGAACTTCAATCCGTCTTGTCAGAAATCAAAAAACTGTGCAAATAGCGAGCTTCCCGCTTTTGTAAAAGGAGACGTTCCCGAATGTCCCGCCTTACACTACTTCGCCGTCAAGGCTCTCTCCTGTTTTGCCGGATTCTCTCATGAAGAGGCGCAAATAATTGCCGAATACGCTCAATTCCTCGGTGATAATGCTACATCTGCGGGACTGCCAGTAGAAGAAATTACGGAAGAATTAAATGAGAAGAAACTGTATTTTAACAGTGAGACAGGCATTCTCGTGCCCATCATTCCTACGAGCATGAAAACGTGGTACAATGAAACGGAGATTGAGACAAAAATTCCATGGTTTGGTGCTTCTGCCGGAGATAAACGTACTTATGATACCATAACGGATATCCTGCGCCCCTTTCACTTCTATCCCCCTTCATCCCCTTCAAATCCCGGAGATCCGCCCGTTGTTCGGTTCAATCCCTCAAATCTCCACAACCGTTTGACGGAGATTGAAAAAGAAGCGCAAAAAGCGGAAGGGCATCCCGGTACAGATCTGTTGATGAAAATCGGAGTTTATATCCATATTCTTGCCGACACGATGCTGCATGAACGCTTTTGCGCCGAACGGACATGGCAAAATTTAAAAAGACTGGTTACCGCGCTTGATGAAAACGGTAATAGAATAATCTATACTCCCTATAAGGATTATGGTTTCTCGACCTTGGAAAAATATCCGTGCGGCATCCAGCAAATCGGAAAAGTCGTTCATGATAGCTACGTCGATTATGAATATATATTCCCACGGGGAGTTCATGAACTTGCCGACAAACTCGATTATTCGGGGCATCTTACTCCCGTTAATTCGCATCGTTATACGGATGCATGCGAGATAATATTGCGTTTTTTGACAAATTGCATACCCGATTCTTCATTTGACGAAACAAATTGGAAACAAACATTGAAACCAAAGCTACGAAGTGTTTTCGCAACGGGCAACGGAACTTTCAATGAACTGAAAAAAGCCTGGAAAAAAGAATTCAACTATGCATACGAATACGATGCCGGCGCGGTCTATAAACGGTTGATGGAGGGCGACTCTTCAAAAACAACCGATCCGGAACGACTTAAGGAATTTTATGATTACACCCTTTTACTCTACAACATCAAACAGGAAATATAA